AAGCAAAAATAGAAACAGCAATCGTAACATTCATTACCTTGAAGCCACTTGCCATAGCAGCATTACTAAGCGAAATATTTCTCTCGTCATTTTCCTCTATTTCCATTTCTTTGGTTTTCTTAACGAACAAGTCGCACACACCAGATACAATCAGCAAAATTCCAATGAGAGATGTACCTACTACTATTAAGTCGGGACGTGGCACAGGTATTATTTCATGTACTCCCAAACCGTATGTTAGCAATCCTCCCAGTAGAATAATCATTCCTGTAACTGTCATTAAAATCAACAACCTTTTTTTCATAATCAATCCTCCTCGTAAATAAAAATTTCTTCAATACTCATGTTGAAATATCTGGCAATCTTAAATGCCAACTGAATAGATGGGTTATAGCGTCCGTTTTCCAAAGAGCCGATGGTCTGTCGTGATACTTCCAATGCATTTGCTAAATCTTCTTGCTTTATGCCTCGTTGCTTTCGTAATTCTTCCAGGCGATTTTTCATGTCATCCTCCTCTCTTATGGAAAGTTAACTTTCCATGCTTCCATTATATCACATAGTTCTTTTATGTCAAGTTAGCTTTCCATTTGCATTATATTTTATGAAACTTATCGGCTGGGAACAGCTTGCAACGCAAGGTGTCCCCAGATGGCAAGTCCACAAAAGGGTAGCTGGCGGCAGCCAGCGCAGGGGAAGTGTAGCGTCCCCTGTTTGATTTGGAGCAGACCGTGGCTGCGGAAAATCACAGCCCTCCTGCAAGGAGCCTTCGGAGAACGCAATGCACCAACCTCTGGGTGGTGTATAATTGCGCCCTTAGTAAACTAAGGGGTTTCCGGCTTCTCCCGTTCCAGCAGTTTTTTCAATATATCTTGCGTGTCCTGCCTGTGAAAAATGAGTTTCAGCAACAGCATGACATCATCGTCCGTCAGGCGTTCCGGCTCTTGCAGAAAACTTTCCAGCATACCGCCACGAGTACAGAGCCGGTGCGTCCGTTCCTTTCGGGTAAGCTGCTTCAACTGGTGCTGCAATGCCTTTTCATCATTGATGGCTTTCCGCAGTTTCTTTTCGCTTTTCTCCAACTCCCGGTTGAGCTTTCCCAGCTTTGAGGTATCAGGCAAGGGTAGCGCCCTCCTTTC
This Anaerobutyricum hallii DNA region includes the following protein-coding sequences:
- a CDS encoding helix-turn-helix transcriptional regulator — translated: MKNRLEELRKQRGIKQEDLANALEVSRQTIGSLENGRYNPSIQLAFKIARYFNMSIEEIFIYEED
- a CDS encoding DUF3847 domain-containing protein — its product is MPDTSKLGKLNRELEKSEKKLRKAINDEKALQHQLKQLTRKERTHRLCTRGGMLESFLQEPERLTDDDVMLLLKLIFHRQDTQDILKKLLEREKPETP